From one Halosimplex rubrum genomic stretch:
- a CDS encoding DUF7311 family protein, whose protein sequence is MRVAFTVALLVAVAGITVPAAEYAGVQRSDTAVSDAVDRLVSEARALAAGNGALPPGAGPARRTVTLDLPTEGFASAGIERFGVGRPAQPADSETGVREREREGPAATRFAWRVAGGTEHAVVADGVRVRPYPTDRLRVDGETRLALELVAVDGRTVVRVRREG, encoded by the coding sequence GTGAGGGTCGCCTTCACCGTCGCGCTGCTGGTCGCGGTGGCCGGGATTACGGTTCCTGCGGCCGAGTACGCGGGCGTCCAGCGCAGCGACACCGCCGTCAGCGACGCGGTCGACCGCCTCGTCTCGGAGGCCCGGGCGCTCGCGGCCGGCAACGGCGCGCTCCCGCCCGGCGCCGGCCCCGCGCGGCGCACGGTCACTCTCGATCTCCCGACCGAGGGGTTCGCCAGCGCCGGGATCGAACGGTTCGGCGTCGGTCGGCCGGCGCAACCGGCAGACTCGGAGACGGGTGTCCGTGAACGCGAGCGCGAGGGGCCGGCCGCGACCAGATTCGCCTGGCGCGTCGCCGGCGGGACGGAGCACGCGGTAGTCGCCGACGGCGTCCGCGTCCGACCGTACCCGACCGACCGGCTCCGGGTCGACGGGGAGACGCGACTCGCCCTCGAACTCGTCGCCGTCGACGGTCGGACGGTCGTCCGCGTCCGGCGCGAAGGTTGA
- a CDS encoding DUF7284 family protein codes for MDLRASSTALDTVLFVLLIGVAVGTLAGVGDRRAPDGNRVAEETADLLATTTTEVTYTRSARVPSSALLDGDETVSVTVDRTASATYAELLAAAAVADPALGESSLTGMGGDLRAGSRNATRRVLHTREANAQVAVTWRPYPDATLRSSFTAGDAPPRDADVSVATVAAASGVANVSAAAERAARTTGFDGVATVLADAVVAGLFQPNETRDALYSEGPDRALVAHRYRRASSVLGVDATDFLTPEDVERANRRLSGALAARLSRDLGRRYDSPAEAAGAVRAHRVRIVVRTWSR; via the coding sequence ATGGACCTGAGAGCGTCGAGCACAGCGCTGGACACCGTACTCTTCGTCCTGCTAATCGGCGTCGCCGTCGGGACGCTCGCGGGCGTCGGTGACCGGCGGGCACCGGACGGGAACCGCGTCGCCGAGGAGACGGCGGACCTGCTGGCGACGACCACGACCGAGGTGACCTACACGCGCTCGGCGCGGGTCCCGTCGTCGGCGCTACTGGACGGCGACGAGACCGTCTCGGTCACCGTCGACCGGACGGCGAGCGCCACGTACGCGGAGTTGCTCGCGGCGGCCGCGGTGGCCGACCCGGCGCTCGGAGAATCGTCCCTCACCGGGATGGGCGGGGACCTGCGGGCGGGAAGCCGGAACGCGACCCGGCGCGTCCTGCACACGCGAGAAGCGAACGCCCAGGTCGCGGTGACCTGGCGCCCCTACCCGGACGCGACGTTGCGGTCGTCGTTCACCGCGGGCGACGCACCGCCCCGCGACGCCGACGTGTCGGTCGCGACCGTCGCCGCCGCGAGCGGAGTGGCGAACGTCTCGGCCGCGGCGGAACGGGCGGCGCGGACGACCGGCTTCGACGGCGTCGCGACGGTGCTCGCCGACGCCGTGGTCGCGGGCCTGTTCCAGCCGAACGAGACGCGAGACGCGCTCTACAGCGAGGGGCCGGACCGGGCGCTGGTCGCCCACCGCTACCGGCGGGCCTCCTCCGTGCTGGGCGTCGATGCGACGGATTTCCTGACGCCCGAGGACGTCGAGCGGGCGAACCGGAGACTGTCGGGTGCGCTCGCGGCGCGGCTGTCGAGGGATCTGGGGCGACGGTACGATTCGCCGGCGGAAGCCGCCGGGGCGGTGCGAGCCCATCGGGTTCGGATCGTCGTCAGGACGTGGTCGCGGTGA
- a CDS encoding DUF5791 family protein encodes MLRGEFESAGERSPEELRSAYGEVLAATVESVGTDTVVSRSGVDRAVVEAIAAGDRPELTLEAASAVLAADPDRPDGETIKLEALDILLMGMTTAVVDVDAVAAGLDDEMDPKEIQQKVEGRYPITLAEYAAIHQFLEAR; translated from the coding sequence ATGCTCAGAGGCGAGTTCGAGTCGGCGGGCGAGCGGTCGCCCGAGGAGTTACGGAGCGCGTACGGGGAGGTACTGGCAGCGACGGTCGAGTCGGTGGGGACCGACACGGTCGTCTCGCGGTCGGGCGTCGACCGGGCGGTCGTCGAAGCGATCGCCGCCGGCGACCGGCCGGAGCTGACGCTGGAGGCCGCGTCGGCGGTCCTGGCGGCCGACCCCGACCGGCCGGACGGCGAGACGATCAAGCTGGAGGCGTTGGACATCCTGCTGATGGGGATGACCACCGCGGTCGTCGACGTCGACGCCGTCGCCGCGGGGCTGGACGACGAGATGGATCCCAAGGAGATCCAGCAGAAGGTGGAGGGCCGGTACCCGATCACGCTCGCCGAGTACGCGGCGATCCACCAGTTCCTCGAAGCCCGATAA
- a CDS encoding DUF7285 family protein — translation MRRSSGREAQTEPLAAVVAVVVVALALALYAGAFETNLPGPVERNHAEAAADRVERALTVGGVARPDRLAAALDRGPDGYRVNATLAVGNRTERAGPTAPGTADTARRRVSVDTGPGRVEPGRLEVRVWT, via the coding sequence ATGCGACGCTCGTCGGGGCGTGAGGCCCAGACCGAGCCGCTGGCGGCGGTCGTCGCGGTGGTCGTCGTCGCCCTGGCGCTGGCGCTCTACGCCGGCGCCTTCGAGACGAACCTCCCGGGACCGGTCGAGCGGAACCACGCCGAGGCGGCCGCCGACCGGGTCGAACGCGCGCTGACCGTCGGCGGCGTCGCCCGGCCCGACCGGCTCGCCGCCGCGCTCGACCGCGGCCCCGACGGCTACCGGGTCAACGCCACGCTCGCCGTCGGGAACCGGACCGAACGGGCCGGCCCGACCGCACCGGGGACGGCGGACACCGCGCGTCGGCGAGTGAGTGTCGATACGGGCCCCGGCCGGGTCGAACCCGGTCGGCTGGAGGTGCGCGTATGGACCTGA
- a CDS encoding type II secretion system F family protein, with translation MTTDTRNGDGRAPRPSRTPANRAGTVRDGDDRFVAAVEALATAAPWDPGEDPELARAVDFLGWDLDAETVLRAGDGAGVLTAVAVAVPLTLLLGLPSVGVAAGLLVGLAVAAAARYVPRGLATARRTRALGTAPELVSSAVLRMRLAPTTETAAAFAAETCDGRLARSLDGHVRGARGTGRSGLSSFADEWAEWFPALRRALTLVESAGSAEPEERERALDGALDVTLEGTRESMAEFAAGVQGPATALYAFGVLLPLALVALLPTAGTVGLEIPLSAVVVGYDLLLPAALLVASGWLLARRPVAFPPAPVSRSHPDVPDSRWPAAVAGAATAAGAWLVVTTIAAPWTALVAAPAAGLGVALVVAYRPMTAVRDRVAAVESGLPDALYLVGREVDRGRSVEAALDDAVELLDSATGEVFADAVRQQRQVRAGVHESFLGEHGALATVPSERARSTAELLAVAASEGRPAGPAVVAMADHLDDLQGVERTIRRDLERVTSTLANTAAVFGPLVGGATVTLAEQMSTDGPLTAAVSPAALGLAVGAYVMTLAVVLTTLATGLERGLDRSLVGYRVGRALCLAATVFVAGLVGTGWLV, from the coding sequence GTGACGACCGACACGCGGAATGGGGATGGGCGGGCGCCGCGACCGTCGCGGACGCCGGCGAATCGGGCTGGTACGGTCCGCGATGGCGACGACCGATTCGTCGCGGCCGTCGAGGCGCTCGCGACCGCCGCACCGTGGGACCCGGGCGAGGACCCGGAACTCGCGCGCGCCGTCGACTTCCTCGGGTGGGACCTCGACGCGGAGACGGTCCTCCGAGCGGGAGACGGCGCGGGTGTCCTCACGGCCGTCGCGGTCGCCGTACCGCTGACCCTGCTCCTGGGACTCCCGTCGGTGGGGGTCGCCGCGGGACTGCTGGTCGGCCTCGCCGTCGCGGCCGCGGCGCGGTACGTCCCCCGCGGCCTGGCGACCGCCCGGCGGACCCGCGCGCTCGGGACGGCGCCGGAACTCGTCAGCAGCGCCGTCCTGCGGATGCGACTGGCACCGACGACCGAGACGGCGGCCGCCTTCGCCGCCGAGACGTGCGACGGGCGGCTGGCGCGGAGTCTCGATGGGCACGTTCGAGGGGCGCGCGGGACCGGTCGGTCGGGACTGTCGTCGTTCGCCGACGAGTGGGCGGAGTGGTTCCCCGCGCTCCGACGCGCGCTCACGCTCGTCGAGTCGGCGGGTTCGGCCGAACCCGAGGAGCGCGAGCGGGCGCTCGACGGCGCGCTCGACGTGACGCTCGAGGGGACCCGGGAATCGATGGCCGAGTTCGCGGCCGGAGTTCAAGGGCCGGCGACGGCGCTGTACGCGTTCGGCGTGTTGCTCCCGCTGGCGCTCGTCGCGTTGCTCCCGACCGCCGGCACCGTCGGTCTGGAGATTCCCCTGTCGGCGGTCGTCGTCGGCTACGATCTGCTGTTGCCCGCGGCGCTACTGGTCGCGAGCGGGTGGCTGCTCGCGCGCCGGCCCGTCGCGTTCCCGCCGGCACCGGTCTCGCGGTCCCATCCCGACGTGCCGGACAGCCGGTGGCCCGCGGCGGTCGCGGGCGCGGCGACGGCTGCGGGCGCCTGGCTCGTCGTCACGACGATCGCGGCGCCCTGGACGGCGCTCGTGGCGGCGCCGGCCGCCGGGCTCGGCGTCGCGCTGGTCGTCGCCTACCGACCGATGACCGCGGTCCGCGACCGGGTCGCGGCCGTTGAATCCGGTCTACCCGACGCGCTGTATCTGGTCGGCCGCGAGGTGGATCGGGGCCGCTCGGTCGAGGCGGCGCTGGACGACGCTGTCGAGCTGCTGGACTCGGCGACGGGCGAGGTGTTCGCCGACGCCGTCCGCCAGCAGCGACAGGTCCGCGCGGGCGTCCACGAGTCGTTCCTCGGCGAGCACGGCGCGCTCGCGACGGTGCCGAGCGAGCGCGCGCGGAGCACGGCGGAGTTGCTCGCCGTCGCCGCCTCGGAGGGGCGGCCGGCCGGGCCGGCCGTCGTCGCGATGGCCGACCACCTCGACGACCTGCAGGGGGTCGAACGGACGATCCGACGGGACTTAGAACGGGTCACGTCGACGCTCGCGAACACGGCGGCGGTGTTCGGCCCGCTCGTCGGCGGCGCGACCGTCACGCTCGCCGAGCAGATGAGCACCGACGGCCCGTTGACGGCCGCCGTCTCGCCCGCCGCACTCGGCCTCGCCGTCGGCGCGTACGTGATGACGCTCGCCGTCGTCCTGACGACGCTCGCGACCGGCCTGGAACGGGGCCTCGACCGTTCGCTGGTCGGTTACCGCGTCGGCCGCGCGCTCTGTCTCGCGGCGACCGTCTTCGTCGCCGGCCTCGTGGGGACGGGGTGGCTCGTGTGA
- a CDS encoding ATPase, T2SS/T4P/T4SS family, producing the protein MDALLSRLRGSDDEDGCECSPAFEGDRLVVDAGDCPGGGRLASSADCRETVVGALTDRDAEAVETRADGTVRAYEDDAAALLTAAGRFADAAAFHDERLADRARRDPLAAAREATGRAGPVERIAAETGLAEGATGAEGYDGALRPFVGPTISRSRVAARPPSDAHLRDRRELDAGGLVRIYERPADALATYHLEPVEARFDEATTATLSAAYDRLAGGEIGGAEVAGAERAPGRAVRAVADEDDPVEDIAAVLRKHARGYGVVADLFADPRVSDVFATAPVAARPLRVRVDGEAMRTNVRLTEAGAAALASRFRRESGRAFSGADPTLDAAVATGDRRVRVAAVTDPVSDGVAFAFRAGDREAWTLPALVANGTMSADAAALLSVAVERGAAGLVAGPRGAGKTTCLSALLWEVPAETRAVVIEDTPELPVDALQSGGRDVQALRSSLDDAGTSPTEALRTALRLGSGALVVGEIRGEEAATLYEAMRVGANDGAVLGTIHGDGGAAVRERVVADLGVPESSFAATDLLVTLEAAEREGGTQRRVRAIEEVERTGGGHGGTGDRPDPDADAGSVEFVPLYERDGDGLGSTDRIERGNSRLVGALARPGESYADLRAELSARAEWLDGLAATGRTDPEAVERARVDRVEA; encoded by the coding sequence ATGGACGCACTGCTGTCACGACTCCGCGGGAGCGACGACGAGGACGGTTGCGAGTGCAGCCCGGCCTTCGAGGGGGACCGGCTGGTCGTCGACGCGGGCGACTGCCCCGGCGGCGGCCGCCTGGCGTCGTCGGCCGACTGCCGCGAGACGGTCGTCGGGGCGCTCACCGACCGCGACGCCGAAGCCGTCGAAACCCGCGCCGACGGGACCGTCCGGGCCTACGAGGACGACGCCGCGGCGCTGTTGACGGCGGCCGGACGGTTCGCCGACGCCGCCGCGTTCCACGACGAGCGCCTCGCCGACCGGGCGCGTCGCGACCCGCTCGCAGCCGCGCGGGAGGCGACCGGCCGGGCCGGTCCCGTCGAACGGATCGCCGCCGAGACGGGACTGGCCGAGGGCGCGACGGGTGCGGAGGGGTACGACGGCGCGCTCCGACCGTTCGTGGGGCCGACGATCAGCCGCTCCAGGGTGGCCGCGCGGCCGCCGAGCGACGCCCACCTGCGCGACCGTCGCGAACTCGACGCGGGCGGTCTCGTTCGGATCTACGAGCGGCCCGCCGACGCGCTGGCGACCTACCACCTCGAACCGGTCGAAGCGCGCTTCGACGAAGCGACGACGGCGACGCTGTCGGCCGCCTACGACCGACTGGCCGGCGGCGAGATCGGTGGCGCCGAGGTCGCGGGCGCCGAGCGAGCGCCGGGCCGGGCCGTCCGGGCGGTCGCCGACGAGGACGACCCGGTCGAGGACATCGCGGCCGTCCTCCGCAAGCACGCGCGGGGGTACGGCGTCGTCGCGGACCTGTTCGCCGACCCGCGCGTCTCCGACGTGTTCGCGACGGCACCGGTCGCGGCGAGGCCGCTGCGGGTCCGCGTCGACGGCGAGGCGATGCGGACGAACGTCCGGCTCACCGAGGCTGGCGCCGCGGCGCTGGCCTCGCGCTTTCGACGCGAGAGCGGGCGCGCGTTCTCCGGCGCCGACCCGACGCTCGACGCCGCCGTCGCGACCGGCGACCGCCGCGTACGCGTGGCCGCCGTGACCGATCCGGTGAGCGACGGCGTCGCCTTCGCCTTCCGCGCCGGCGACCGGGAGGCCTGGACGCTCCCCGCGCTGGTCGCGAACGGGACGATGTCCGCCGACGCCGCGGCCCTGCTGTCCGTGGCGGTCGAGCGCGGCGCGGCGGGCCTCGTGGCTGGCCCGCGCGGCGCCGGGAAGACGACCTGCCTGAGCGCGCTGCTGTGGGAGGTCCCTGCCGAGACGCGCGCGGTCGTCATCGAAGACACGCCCGAGCTCCCGGTCGACGCCCTCCAGTCGGGTGGCCGCGACGTGCAGGCGCTCCGCAGCTCGCTCGACGACGCCGGAACGAGCCCGACGGAGGCGCTCCGAACCGCGCTCAGGCTCGGCAGCGGCGCGCTCGTGGTCGGCGAGATCCGGGGCGAGGAGGCCGCCACGCTCTACGAGGCGATGCGCGTCGGGGCCAACGACGGCGCCGTCCTCGGGACGATCCACGGCGACGGCGGCGCGGCCGTCCGAGAGCGCGTCGTCGCCGACCTGGGTGTTCCCGAGAGCTCCTTCGCGGCGACCGACCTGCTGGTCACGCTCGAAGCCGCCGAGCGCGAAGGCGGGACCCAGCGCCGCGTCCGTGCGATCGAGGAAGTCGAGCGGACCGGTGGTGGACACGGAGGGACCGGCGACCGGCCGGACCCCGACGCCGACGCCGGATCGGTCGAGTTCGTCCCGCTGTACGAACGCGACGGCGACGGGCTGGGGTCGACCGACCGGATCGAACGGGGCAACAGCCGCCTAGTCGGGGCGCTGGCGCGACCCGGGGAGAGCTACGCCGACCTCAGAGCGGAGCTGTCCGCCCGAGCGGAGTGGCTCGACGGTCTCGCCGCCACCGGACGGACCGACCCCGAGGCGGTCGAACGAGCGCGCGTCGACCGGGTGGAAGCGTGA
- a CDS encoding DUF7283 family protein: MFDTAVESTYVWLGLAVVSAGILGFALRVPTAPPPDAKPVAHTIDSVAASPHEATARHPVDARGIRIGAHRVGLRGPGGDAHASLAYGPVVRVAGGDGDRLRRVLRGVPPERVFRSESTFARVLDRSRTTEPSWRPAPETLLVRRVSWGDTNATLVGA; this comes from the coding sequence ATGTTCGACACCGCCGTGGAATCGACCTACGTCTGGCTCGGGCTCGCGGTCGTGAGCGCCGGGATCCTGGGCTTCGCGCTGCGGGTCCCGACGGCGCCGCCGCCCGACGCGAAACCCGTCGCCCACACGATCGACAGCGTCGCCGCCAGCCCGCACGAGGCGACGGCTCGACACCCGGTCGACGCCCGGGGGATCCGGATCGGTGCTCACCGGGTCGGCCTGCGCGGTCCCGGCGGCGACGCTCACGCGTCGCTCGCGTACGGCCCCGTGGTCCGAGTTGCAGGTGGCGACGGCGACCGACTCCGGCGCGTCCTCCGCGGCGTCCCGCCCGAACGCGTGTTCCGAAGCGAGTCGACGTTCGCGCGAGTGCTCGACCGCTCGCGGACGACCGAGCCGTCGTGGCGGCCCGCGCCGGAGACGCTGCTCGTCAGACGAGTGAGCTGGGGGGACACGAATGCGACGCTCGTCGGGGCGTGA
- a CDS encoding NAD-dependent epimerase/dehydratase family protein, with product MRVAILGCGYVGIELGRQLTASGHDAVGVRRSESGVDAVEAAGFAGVQADVTDGDALAAVPDADAVVFAASSGGRGAQAAREVYIEGLQTAVDHFCGRDDAPDRVVYTSSTGVYGDHDGDWVDEGTAIEPTTGKTEVLAAAERIAVERPAEYGVDGTVARYAGLYGPDRYRLSRYVEGPVTEGYLNMVHRDDAAGAVRYLLESDLARGEAVNVVDDEPVAKWEFADWLAGECGEPEPPKRTIEERLAAEDLSETVERRLRTSKRVSNGTLRGLDYEFAFPTYREGYRAAVDAYLAEDDGTA from the coding sequence ATGCGCGTCGCTATCCTCGGCTGTGGCTACGTCGGGATCGAACTGGGTCGGCAGCTGACCGCGTCGGGCCACGACGCGGTGGGCGTCCGCCGCTCCGAATCCGGCGTCGATGCGGTCGAGGCGGCCGGTTTCGCGGGTGTGCAGGCGGACGTGACCGACGGCGATGCGCTGGCGGCGGTGCCCGACGCCGACGCCGTGGTCTTCGCGGCCAGCAGCGGCGGTCGCGGCGCGCAAGCGGCCCGCGAGGTGTACATCGAGGGACTGCAGACCGCCGTCGACCACTTCTGTGGGCGCGACGACGCCCCCGACCGCGTCGTGTATACGTCGAGCACGGGCGTATACGGCGACCACGACGGCGACTGGGTGGACGAGGGGACGGCCATCGAGCCGACGACGGGGAAGACGGAGGTGCTCGCGGCGGCCGAGCGGATCGCCGTCGAGCGGCCCGCGGAGTACGGCGTCGACGGCACGGTCGCTCGGTACGCAGGGCTGTACGGCCCGGATCGGTACCGGCTGAGCCGCTACGTCGAGGGGCCGGTGACGGAGGGGTACCTGAACATGGTCCACCGCGACGACGCCGCGGGCGCGGTGCGGTACCTGCTCGAATCGGACCTGGCCCGCGGCGAGGCGGTCAACGTCGTCGACGACGAGCCGGTCGCCAAGTGGGAGTTCGCCGACTGGCTGGCGGGGGAATGCGGCGAGCCCGAACCGCCCAAGCGGACGATCGAAGAGCGGCTCGCCGCCGAGGACCTCTCGGAGACCGTCGAGCGGCGACTGCGGACGAGCAAGCGCGTCTCGAACGGGACACTGCGCGGGCTGGACTACGAGTTCGCGTTCCCGACCTACCGGGAGGGGTACCGGGCGGCGGTCGACGCGTATCTCGCGGAGGACGACGGGACGGCCTGA
- a CDS encoding DUF7286 family protein: MTRDGFEVGTRGRVPFALVGVLLVLSSALFASAVDRPQPTPEPAVDLAVERTTADARAAVRTAVAEAGVAAASDPVLTPANNQWGALLDPETAFRDALRVRIYRAARERLRTVARTHRGVRANASLAPTPTPEALRAAMERVSVERAGPDGTKLRVRLSNVTVEATRDGRVVGTERRSFSVIVPTPVLAVHERVETYQERLKRGVSKPGLGQRLTVRLYAVAWARGYAQYGGAPIENVVANRHVELMTNGAVLDEQRAVFGASDPDGRDALGTAIARVGLQEVVATHGPSEDSTNKLLREGIRTAGGPSESAGVPGLASGGTDAPAPNETVNVSVGLSADRAYREFVRDGRVNGTIDSVYGADVRTLAATERVGGGTPARPDPPSGDDWQFRVESTDTDVVGVSNATGGPTVSDPSGYHRLATYVRTVRLRHERRAVWHHNGSFNSTTRTSTETKRVRVAVVGRHAPTPHAPDHPIPSVHERGGRFGGPNLADVPPKVDDAVEFAGGPDALAGRAARGTLSETPTRIDGEWPGELSQWVYRDLIELRRTVREASVSVARGRMGTHEARPAAELAAQLRERRGELVDAPATYDSVAAKARAAVRGRYLSSVVDRVERRADQRSKRESAFESAIGTVGGPSLSRLRSSYDARRADERDAGPGGGPGSGGAGAGAGASSDGPNLEYSVDGAPPYLTLAKVTPDQVTAVDNDTHPLTTRNVNYFSIPFADATDVALSALLPGGTSRERRLSTAARALRAANRTLDYRPNATVRERRDRLQAELNDTVAAVEGELAAELASAGVGNASTDREAIVESGVDRWSSLDARALAMSNGSVVDPIVAAAARRAEEEWTTIRRDWVRLQVRTGLYDALESKRGKVSGTAVTTVATGVKDVVGQAVKSKISETAAKRFNESVTEIPAGLPVAPPVATWWVTTNVWSVTVRGQYARFAVEVPRRTPAVGDASLQYVRDGGNATLDLDGDGASEVLGRSSKVTFTTRTAVTVVVPPGGTGVGDIDGNSIEQSKGWPIPGPDPRERPWTGETYPLSVDGSGGTDERDCAPSERYEYDPTGECPDWRQGQ; the protein is encoded by the coding sequence GTGACTCGGGACGGGTTCGAGGTCGGAACGCGCGGTCGCGTCCCGTTCGCGCTCGTCGGCGTCCTGCTGGTGCTGTCGAGCGCGCTGTTCGCCAGCGCGGTCGACCGCCCGCAGCCGACGCCCGAGCCGGCGGTCGACCTGGCCGTCGAGCGGACGACCGCCGACGCCCGCGCGGCGGTCCGAACGGCCGTCGCCGAGGCGGGCGTCGCCGCCGCCAGCGACCCCGTCCTGACGCCGGCGAACAACCAGTGGGGGGCGCTGCTCGACCCAGAGACGGCGTTCAGGGACGCGCTGAGGGTCCGGATCTACCGCGCCGCCCGGGAGCGACTGCGGACGGTCGCCCGAACCCACCGCGGGGTTCGGGCGAACGCGTCGCTGGCCCCGACGCCGACGCCGGAGGCGCTCCGGGCGGCGATGGAACGAGTGAGCGTCGAACGGGCCGGCCCCGACGGGACGAAGCTCCGGGTCAGGCTCTCGAATGTCACCGTCGAGGCGACCCGGGACGGTCGCGTGGTCGGCACCGAACGCCGATCGTTCTCGGTCATCGTCCCGACGCCGGTGCTGGCCGTCCACGAGCGCGTCGAGACCTACCAGGAGCGGCTCAAGCGCGGGGTCTCGAAGCCCGGACTGGGCCAGCGGCTGACCGTCCGGCTGTACGCGGTGGCCTGGGCGCGCGGCTACGCCCAGTACGGTGGCGCACCGATCGAAAACGTCGTCGCGAACCGTCACGTCGAGCTGATGACCAACGGGGCGGTGCTCGACGAGCAGCGCGCGGTCTTCGGCGCGAGCGACCCGGACGGACGCGACGCGCTCGGAACCGCGATCGCTCGCGTCGGGCTGCAGGAGGTGGTCGCGACCCACGGCCCGAGCGAGGACTCGACGAACAAGCTCCTCCGCGAGGGCATTCGGACCGCCGGGGGCCCCTCGGAGAGCGCGGGCGTCCCGGGACTCGCCTCGGGCGGGACCGACGCGCCGGCACCGAACGAGACGGTGAACGTCTCCGTCGGGCTCTCGGCGGACAGGGCCTACCGGGAGTTCGTCCGCGACGGCCGGGTCAACGGGACGATCGACTCCGTGTACGGCGCCGACGTTCGGACGCTGGCGGCGACCGAGCGGGTCGGCGGCGGGACGCCCGCCCGGCCGGATCCGCCGTCGGGCGACGACTGGCAGTTCCGCGTTGAGTCGACGGACACCGACGTGGTCGGCGTATCGAACGCGACGGGCGGCCCGACCGTCTCGGACCCGTCGGGGTACCACCGGCTGGCGACCTACGTCCGGACGGTGCGGCTGCGCCACGAGCGGAGGGCGGTGTGGCATCACAACGGCTCGTTCAACTCGACGACGCGGACGAGCACCGAGACGAAACGGGTTCGTGTGGCCGTCGTCGGACGCCACGCGCCGACGCCCCACGCCCCGGACCATCCCATCCCGTCCGTCCACGAGCGGGGCGGCCGGTTCGGCGGCCCCAATCTCGCCGACGTGCCGCCGAAGGTCGACGATGCGGTCGAGTTCGCGGGCGGGCCGGACGCGCTCGCCGGGCGCGCGGCGCGCGGTACGCTCTCGGAGACGCCGACGCGGATCGACGGCGAGTGGCCCGGGGAGCTGTCGCAGTGGGTCTACCGGGACCTGATCGAGCTACGCCGAACGGTCCGGGAGGCGTCCGTCTCGGTCGCGCGCGGCCGGATGGGGACACACGAAGCGAGGCCGGCCGCGGAGCTGGCCGCGCAGCTACGCGAGCGGCGGGGTGAGCTCGTCGACGCGCCGGCCACGTACGATAGCGTCGCCGCCAAGGCCCGAGCGGCCGTCCGCGGGCGCTATCTCTCGTCGGTGGTCGATCGAGTGGAACGACGGGCGGACCAGCGGTCGAAACGCGAGAGCGCGTTCGAGAGCGCGATCGGGACGGTCGGCGGCCCGTCGCTGTCGCGGCTGCGGTCGAGTTACGACGCCCGACGGGCCGACGAGCGCGACGCCGGCCCCGGCGGTGGGCCCGGATCGGGCGGAGCCGGTGCAGGTGCCGGAGCGAGCAGCGACGGCCCGAATCTGGAGTATTCGGTCGACGGTGCGCCGCCGTACCTGACGCTGGCGAAGGTCACACCGGACCAGGTGACGGCCGTCGACAACGACACGCATCCGCTGACTACCCGGAACGTGAACTACTTCAGTATCCCCTTCGCCGACGCGACGGACGTGGCGCTGAGCGCGCTCCTCCCCGGCGGGACGAGCCGGGAGCGCCGGCTCTCGACGGCCGCTCGGGCGCTCCGGGCGGCCAACCGGACGCTCGACTACCGGCCCAACGCCACCGTCAGGGAGCGCCGCGATCGCCTGCAGGCGGAACTAAACGACACGGTCGCGGCGGTCGAGGGGGAACTCGCGGCGGAGCTGGCGTCGGCGGGCGTCGGCAACGCCTCGACCGACCGCGAGGCCATCGTCGAGTCGGGGGTAGACCGGTGGAGCTCGCTCGACGCGCGGGCGCTCGCGATGTCGAACGGGTCGGTCGTCGACCCGATCGTCGCCGCCGCGGCGCGGCGGGCCGAGGAGGAGTGGACGACGATCCGGCGCGACTGGGTGCGGTTGCAGGTACGGACCGGCCTGTACGACGCGCTGGAGTCGAAGCGGGGGAAGGTGTCGGGGACGGCGGTGACGACCGTCGCGACCGGGGTGAAGGACGTGGTGGGGCAGGCGGTCAAATCGAAGATTTCGGAGACGGCGGCGAAACGGTTCAACGAGTCCGTCACCGAGATCCCGGCCGGGTTACCGGTGGCGCCGCCCGTCGCGACCTGGTGGGTGACGACGAACGTCTGGTCGGTGACGGTCCGGGGCCAGTACGCCCGCTTCGCCGTCGAGGTGCCGCGGCGGACGCCCGCCGTCGGTGACGCGTCGCTGCAGTACGTCCGCGACGGCGGGAACGCGACGCTGGATCTGGACGGCGACGGCGCCTCGGAGGTACTCGGTCGCTCCTCGAAGGTGACGTTCACGACCCGGACGGCGGTGACGGTGGTCGTCCCGCCCGGCGGCACGGGCGTCGGGGACATCGACGGCAACTCGATCGAGCAGTCGAAGGGGTGGCCGATCCCGGGGCCGGACCCCCGAGAGCGTCCGTGGACCGGCGAGACGTATCCGCTGTCGGTCGATGGGAGCGGCGGAACCGACGAGCGGGACTGCGCGCCGAGCGAGCGGTACGAATACGATCCGACCGGCGAATGTCCGGACTGGAGGCAGGGTCAGTGA